ATTTTACTAGTGATTGGTTCATACTCATATTTTAAAAGATTTTCTTATCTTGCCCACCTTATTTTAGGTGTTTCTTTAGGACTTGCTCCAATTGCTGGAGTTGTAGCTGTTAGTGAAACTATTACTTTATGGTCTATTTGTTTAAGTATTGGGGTTATGTTTTGGGTTGCTGGGTTTGATTTACTTTATTCTCTACAAGATATAGATGTGGATAAAAAACTAGGACTTCATTCAGTACCAAGTGTTTTTGGGGCAAAAAATACAATGCTATTTTCAAAAATAGCCCATAGTTTTACAGTTCTATTCTGGCTTTTATTTGTAATAAACTCTGGAAGTGGTGCTTTTGCATATTTAGCTGTAATAGTTAGTGCAGTGATGTTAAGTTATGAACACTACTTAGTAAATAAAGATTTTAGAAAAATCGATAAAGCATTTTTTACTGTAAATGGATATTTAGGTATAATATTCTTCATATTAATAATAATAGATACTATCGCAAATTAGGCATATAATTACTTTATAAAACTATTATAAGCTAAGCTGTGATAATATTCCAATCCATTTTCAAACGCGTCTGTGGCTCAACTGGATAGAGCTCCCGGTTTCGGCCCGGGTGGTTGGGGGTTCGACTCCCTCCAGGCGTACCATAAAGAAGCCCGATATAATCATTCATTTGAGTGTTTATGTCGGGCTTTTTTTATTTCTCTAAAAATTAACTTCACACCTATTTCACACTAAATATTATTCAAATAATTATTATGAGTATTATAAATATTGTTTAATATTTTTAGCGTTCAATTTGAATCTTTTATTAAAAAAAATTATATAAATTAATTAATATAGTAAAAAATGATAAAAAATACATAATATTAGTGAAAAAAATAAGTAAAAAATCGTACCAAAAATACAAATTTCGAAATTTAATTTTTTTGTATACCTCTACATTCCATAAAATAGAACATTCTTTCTAAATAGTATATACTATTCCCGTATAAGGCCGATAAATTGGAACAAAAATCAAGTAAGTTAACTTGACAATCTGTGTCTTTTCCATTTATAATTTCACTGTTATAAAAAATAAAGGAGATAAAAATATGACATTGGAAGAATTAAATTTCTTAGTTCCTATTGAACAACGCTCATGCATATGTCTTAACCAAAGTCAAACTGCACATATTTTAGGTGTTTCATCATCAACATTATCAAATTGGCGATTAGAAGATGGAATTGGGCCTGAATACAAAAAAGTTGGCAATGGAACGAGGTCTAGAGTACTTTACCCTAAAACAGCAATTATTGATTGGATTTCTAAAACAATTAAAACAGCATAAGTGTTCACTTTTAAGATTTTTGGCGAAAGTTAAAAGTGAACTTGTCCATGGTTAGGACTATTGAATTATAATCAGTAAGTCCTTATAAAATTATGAATAAATATAAGGATAATTATGTCCAAAAAATATTATTGGATAAAACTAAAAGAGAGCTTTTTCTCTGATTTAAGAATAAAAAAACTTCGTAAACTTGCAGGTGGAGATACCTTTACTATCATATTCCAAAAGATAATGCTTTTATCATTAAGTACAAATGGTGTGATAGTTTATCAAGGTATTGAATCTAACTTATCAAAAGAACTTGCTCTTATCATGGATGAAGATGAAGACAATGTTCAACTTACATTATCATACTTAAAACAAACAAATATTTTGATTGAAGAAGATGAAAATAATTACAATATACCCCTTATATCAGAGCTTACAGGTACAGAAACTGATTGGGCTAAAAAGAAAAGAGAATATAGAAAAAGACAAAATGAGGACAATGTCCTTACCATGTCCGACAAGAGAAGAGAAGAGATAGAGTTAGAGAGAGAAAAATATGCGAAACTCAATCAGATTCTTCTTGATAAACAAATTACAAAGGATAAAAAAAGGGAAAAAGTCTTGAATCAATATATAGGAGAATCAACATGTTAGTTATAAAAAAACTTGATAAAAAGAAATTAGATAAATTATTCTTAGAGCATTATAATGACGAATTTAGAGAATATGAAATATATCAAGAAATGAAAGAAATTCTTTCTAAGTTAAATAAAAAAGAATTGATTGAATACATTCTCGCTGAACGAACTAATAGCACATATTACATTGAAAGATTT
This portion of the Arcobacter nitrofigilis DSM 7299 genome encodes:
- the mqnP gene encoding menaquinone biosynthesis prenyltransferase MqnP, which produces MNNILKKLNDFSELVMFKHSIFSLPFIFIAMVVAANGWFGWRLFFLGILAAVTARNFAMAFNRYLDRDIDSLNPRTENRPNVDGRLSAKSILTFTLLNALGFIIVAAFVNKLALILAVPILLVIGSYSYFKRFSYLAHLILGVSLGLAPIAGVVAVSETITLWSICLSIGVMFWVAGFDLLYSLQDIDVDKKLGLHSVPSVFGAKNTMLFSKIAHSFTVLFWLLFVINSGSGAFAYLAVIVSAVMLSYEHYLVNKDFRKIDKAFFTVNGYLGIIFFILIIIDTIAN
- a CDS encoding helix-turn-helix transcriptional regulator; the encoded protein is MTLEELNFLVPIEQRSCICLNQSQTAHILGVSSSTLSNWRLEDGIGPEYKKVGNGTRSRVLYPKTAIIDWISKTIKTA
- a CDS encoding phage replisome organizer N-terminal domain-containing protein, producing the protein MSKKYYWIKLKESFFSDLRIKKLRKLAGGDTFTIIFQKIMLLSLSTNGVIVYQGIESNLSKELALIMDEDEDNVQLTLSYLKQTNILIEEDENNYNIPLISELTGTETDWAKKKREYRKRQNEDNVLTMSDKRREEIELEREKYAKLNQILLDKQITKDKKREKVLNQYIGESTC